In Streptomyces sannanensis, the DNA window GAGTGCACCTTCCCCATGAAGGAGCAGATCGCGGACCGCCCCTGGTCCCTCCAGCGAGTACTCCTCGACGAGCTCTGGAAGGACACCAAGGGCAAGGACGTACGGGTCGCCGTCATCGACACCGGTGTCGACAACGTCAACCCGCAACTGAAGGACGCGGTCGACGCGAGCAGCGGGGCCGACTTCCTGAAGCCGAAGGAGGGCGAGGAGGCGCCGAAGAAGACCGACGGCACGGTCGACGAGGTCGGCCACGGCACCAAAGTCGCCGGCATCATCGCGGCCCGGCCCCGCAAGGGCACCGGATTCGTCGGCCTGGCCCCCGAGGCCACGATCATCCCGATCCGTCAGAACGACGCCGACAACAGCGGCGATTCCGACTCCATGGCCGACGCGATCATGCACGCCGTCGAGCAGGACGCCGACGTCATCAACATCTCCCAGGACACGGCCAAACCCCTGTCGGAGAGCTCGTCACTCGCCGAAGCCGTCAACTACGCCCTCTCCCAGAACGTCGTCGTCGTCGCCTCCGCGGGCAACGACGGCCTCGACGGCAAGGCCAAGAAGACCTACCCGGCCGCCTTCGAGGGCGTACTCGCCGTCGCCTCCTCCGACCGCAACAACGAGCGCGCGGCCTTCTCGCAGTCCGGCTCCTTCGTCGGCGTCGCCGCCCCCGGCGTGGACATGGTCTCCACCGTCCCCGGCAACGGCCAGTGCGT includes these proteins:
- the mycP gene encoding type VII secretion-associated serine protease mycosin; amino-acid sequence: MNTTALFTAMAVAALAVPPAPHAPMHLSGVGECTFPMKEQIADRPWSLQRVLLDELWKDTKGKDVRVAVIDTGVDNVNPQLKDAVDASSGADFLKPKEGEEAPKKTDGTVDEVGHGTKVAGIIAARPRKGTGFVGLAPEATIIPIRQNDADNSGDSDSMADAIMHAVEQDADVINISQDTAKPLSESSSLAEAVNYALSQNVVVVASAGNDGLDGKAKKTYPAAFEGVLAVASSDRNNERAAFSQSGSFVGVAAPGVDMVSTVPGNGQCVDNGTSFSAPYVAGVAALLKAKHPKWTPAQIVAQIEQTAERVVNGRDDFVGWGVVDPVRAVTETDPDNPPSTPTPDPGPARAPAPDPVRLSLTETPQERDERYATYALGITAVLVAVVAGTARVVRDARRRNGRLF